gccaagcttcctgacatcccgGACCTACACTAACGTTAACAAGtttgggggtcacttagaaatgtccttgtttttgaaagaaaagcacattttttgtccattaaaataacatcaatttgatcagaaatacagtgtagacattgaaaatattgtaaatgactattgtagctggaaatgtcagatttttttatggaatatctacataggcgtatagaggcccattatcagcaaccatcgctcctgtgttccaatggcacgttgtgttagctaatccaagtttatcctttgaaaaggctaattgatcattagaaaatcccttttgcaattatgtttgctcagctgaaaactgttgttctgattaaagaagcaataaaactggccttctttagactagttgagtgtctggagcatcagcatttgtgggttcgattacaggctcaaaatggccagaaacaaagaactttcttctgaaactcatcagtctactattgttctgagaaatgaaggctattccatgcgagaaattgccaaactcctgaagatctcgtacaacgctgtgtgctACTCCATTcacagaatcaatcaatcaatcaaatgtatttataaagcccttcttacatcagctgatgtcacaaagtgctgtacagaaacccagcctaaaaccccaagcagcaagcaatgcaggtgtagaagcacagtggctaggaaaaactccctagaaaggccaaaacctaggaagaaacctagagaggaaccaggctatgagggatggctagtcctcttctggctgtgccgggtggagattataacagaaccagcagggtcaaataataataagcaCAGTGGTTGCCGAGGGTGTaataggtcagcacctcaggagtaaatgtcagttggcttttcatagccgatcattcagagtatctctaccactcctgctgtctctagagagttgaaaacagcaggtctgggacaggtagcacgtccagtgaacaggtcagggttccatatccgcaggcagaacagttgaaactggaacagcagcacggccaggtggactggagacagcaaggagtcatcaggccaggtagccctgaggcatggtcctagggctcaggtcctccgagagagagaaagaaagaaagaaataaagaaagacagaattagagagagcatacttaaattcccacaggacaccggataagacaggagaagtactccaatataacagactgaccctagccctgtccgacgatacccccggacagggccaaacaggcaggatataaccccacccactttgccaaagcacagcccccacaccactagagagatatcttcaaccaccaacttaccagtCTTACTTacttgtcttcaggaaggcagtgagctgctacgcaacagctttttctaacatttttgagaggaatgggagattcgatataggccgattagttttttatatttcgtgggtcaagatttggctttttcaagagaggctttattactgccactattagtgagtttggtacacatccggtggataaagagccgtttattatgttcaacaaaggagggccaagcacaggaagcagctctttcagtagtttagtttgaatagggtccagtatgcagcttgaaggtttagaggccatgattattttcatcaatgtgtcaagagatatagtactaaaaaaacttgagtgtctcccttgatcctaggtcctggcagagttgtgcagactgaggacaactgagctttggaggaatacgcagatttaaagaggaatctgtaatttgctttctaatgatcatgatcttttcctcaaagaagttcatgaatttatcactgctgaagtgaaagccatcctctcttggggaatgctgctttttacttAACTTTGCGACCgtatcaaaacattttttgggattgttcttattttcctcaattaagttggaaaaataggatgatcgagcagcagtgagggctcttcgatactgcacggtactgtctttccaagctttTTGGGAATTAAAACCAATAACGTGTTACAAAAAGTTAATGAAAGAAAGTGTTACTACTTCACAGACAGTATCTTTTCACAGTCATTACCAATTTGGGGTAAAAATGTACCCCTGTTCGCACTTTTAAGATAAAAATGTGTTGGCTCAATTAGGGTTAAAAAAGTTGAACgcctctctgtctatatctctctttTTTTTAACAGGGTCTTCGACGTCACCGGGATGGCAGAGGCACATCAGGCAGTTGGCTTCCAGTTCACCGTCACCCCAGACGGCATCGACCTCCACCTGAGCCGCGAGGTACTCAAACACATCTATCTGTCGGGAGTGACGTCATGGAGAAAGCGTGCCATAAGATTTAAGGTTTGTTTTCCAATTATTAAGTAGCCCTACAGTTATTACCAATCCTGGACCTGATAGCTAGCTTGGTGTTTGTTGCAGTCCAGCAATAAAACAAATTATTAAAGTTATTATTAAAGTTATTATTATTGCCTTGATTGATTCAGGTGTGTGTAGCCTACTGCTGAGCTGGGACAAATGCTTGCACATCTAGGAATAGCCTAGTTGGTCTGTTTGTAGGCTAACTACCTAAATGAACAttgaattatattattttatttcagaaTGGGATATTGACAGGGGTCTACCCTGCCAGCCCATCCAGTTTGCTGATCGTGGTGATAGCCACCATGAGCACCATATATGCCAGGATAGACCCATCACTGGGAATGATAGACACCATCAAGAGGACCATGTCTGTCAGGTCAGTGAGCAAATAACACAATGATGAACAGGAATTGTGGAACAGCGATACGTCTTCTTTTCAGCCTGTGGTTATCTGTCAAAATAATTTCCTCGTGAAGGACAATAAACATAATTTTGATTGTTTGATGGTTCGATTTTTTTGCCTAATGCTATTTTGTTGTGATAAAATGAGGTAAAGTTGTGTTCTCTCCTGTGTCCAGTGGCTACATGACAGTGATGAGTGCCATTCCGTTTGAAAAACAATTTTAAATAGTTTGCTTGCTGCAGTACCTGACTGGATTTTCTCCTTTCCACTCTTTCGTCTCCCCTCACTCCAGTGGCTACATGACAGTGCAGACCCAGACAGTGTTTAGTGCCATCCTGTTTTCCACAGGGCTGTGGCTCTCTCTCATCCTCACGCTGAGGTACACtctcaaggcccttctctcctacCACGCCTGGATCTTTGAGTCCCACGGCAAAATTAGCTTCTGCACCAAACTCTGGCTGGTATGTCTGTTAAATGTCTCTATTTCAAAATCAACATGACCAAAAGAGCAGCTCACTCATAGCTCAGAATCAAGACAACATATTGTCTGAGCTCAGTATTTGATCATTCTGGCAATTAACCCAGTCATTGTGTTGTTTCTCCTCAGAGTCTGGTGAAGATGTTCTCTGGGCGCAGACCTCTCCTCTATAGCTTCCAGACCTCCCTACCCAGACTACCTGTGCCTCGCGTTGATGACACCATAaccagagtgagagaaagagagatgattaTGTGTCTCATATGCTTGGTTGAATTACAATATCAAACTGATAATTTGTTCAGgagagaccatgaccagtatataaCCATATATGTACACTACATATCGGTATTATATCATATAATCTCTCTATGACCTTGCAGTACCTGGAGTCAGTTCGCCCCCTGCTGGATGATGAGCAGTACAACCAGATGGAGGTGGTGGCCAATAACTTCAAGAAGGACCAGGCACCCAAACTCCAGAAATACCTCATCCTCAAATCCTGGTGGGCTACTAACTATGTACGTATTCCGATTGTTTCAAAGTGGCATGTTAGGATACATTAAACAATAATGTTGGTAGCTTTATTTATCAAAAATAAATGACTGTATTACTGTTTTGGTGAGTGTTGAAATTGCTCTTTAAAACAAAATAGGTGTCAAACAAATGATTGTAATAGATTGCTTTACCTGTTGCAGGTGAGTGATTGGTGGGAGGAGTACATCTACCTTAGAGGCAGGAGTCCCATCATGGTCAACAGTAACTTCTACGCCATGGTAAGACATGTCTGTACTGTACGTGTACTGTAGACATTATACAGGGAACATGGCATTAATTAAGATGCATCCAGTAACGCTTCCCTAATGCTGTACTGATGATCTGATTTAGGATCTGCTGTACGTgactcccacacacagacaggcagctcGGGCAGGGAATGTTGTTCACGCTATGCTGCAGTACCGCCGCAAactagagagaggagaacatgCACCGGTAACGaaaacccctctctctgtctctcttacccctcttctctccctatctcccttccCCTGAGAGTATTTAGGTCCCTCCCCCATTTCCCCTTGGACCCTTGGCCCACTCTCTACCCCTTAAATAACCCAGgtcatctccctcctccttctctgttaACCTAAATCATCCTCCCACTGCCTTTGACTTATTTCTGCTCTACTAAagtaaccccactctctctcttttctctctctctctcttttctctctctcctctctctctctccctctgtcgttCTCTCACTAGTTGAGGGCTCTGGGGGTGGTGCCCATGTGTTCTTATCAGATGGAGAGGATGTTCAACACCACACGTATCCCTGGTATAGAGACAGGTGAGCACACTGCTGCCTGCTGGGGGCATAACACTATCAGACTATCGCTGGGTAGTTGCATGACTAAATATGAACATGCATTTGTGTTAGACACATCTTCCGAAATCGTAGACAAAAGCTATAATTCAAGAGAAGCGTTATGTGCCTCCCCCCACCCCCAAATAATGTTctatgttctctcctctccccctctccttctccgtgatCCAGACTTTGTTCAGCACCTGAGTGACCGGAAGCACCTGGTGGTGTACCATAAGGGCCGCTTCTTTAAGGTGTGGCTGTACTACGGGGGACGTCACCTCTGGCCCTCCGAGCTGGAGATTCAGTTCCAGAGGATCCTCGACGACACCACCGAGCCACAGCCTGGGGAACTCAAACTGGCTGCCCTCACAGCCGGCAACAGGTATATACACATATAGGCATGAAAGTGCagacacacctgcacacacacacacagaggggtaCATATACACCCCCCTTCCTTACACACACATCAGAAATAAAACAGCCACCTCTCCTCCAGAGTTCCGTGGGCGCGAGCTCGTCTGAAGCACTTCAGCCAGGGTGTTAACAAAGCCTCTCTGGAAGCCATCGAGACGTCAGCTTTCTTCCTCACCCTTGATGACGAGGTGCATGGTTATGACCCTGAAAAGCTGAGGTCATTGGACCTGTATGCCAAGTCCCTGCTGCACGGGAAGTGCTATGACAGGTGAGACAAGCAGGAAGTGCTATGAcaggtaggacaggacaggaaataAGGAAGAAAACATCCATTGTAAAGCAGGCCTATTTTTCAGTAAACTGTAGTTTAGTGGTAAATTGTTGTTCTGTGCACTGCCTTGTGATGAG
The Salmo salar chromosome ssa16, Ssal_v3.1, whole genome shotgun sequence DNA segment above includes these coding regions:
- the cpt1b gene encoding carnitine O-palmitoyltransferase 1, muscle isoform isoform X1, whose amino-acid sequence is MRIQSSSRWCPATERKGGSVLLPVPEESCFKGIGVTHRAQRQHTHRESSALVQRNSTGRNQSHCLLLFHFSKLELNRFSRVFDVTGMAEAHQAVGFQFTVTPDGIDLHLSREVLKHIYLSGVTSWRKRAIRFKNGILTGVYPASPSSLLIVVIATMSTIYARIDPSLGMIDTIKRTMSVSGYMTVQTQTVFSAILFSTGLWLSLILTLRYTLKALLSYHAWIFESHGKISFCTKLWLSLVKMFSGRRPLLYSFQTSLPRLPVPRVDDTITRYLESVRPLLDDEQYNQMEVVANNFKKDQAPKLQKYLILKSWWATNYVSDWWEEYIYLRGRSPIMVNSNFYAMDLLYVTPTHRQAARAGNVVHAMLQYRRKLERGEHAPLRALGVVPMCSYQMERMFNTTRIPGIETDFVQHLSDRKHLVVYHKGRFFKVWLYYGGRHLWPSELEIQFQRILDDTTEPQPGELKLAALTAGNRVPWARARLKHFSQGVNKASLEAIETSAFFLTLDDEVHGYDPEKLRSLDLYAKSLLHGKCYDRWFDKSFTLIAYKNGKLGVNAEHSWADAPIIGHMWEYVLATDCFHLGYTEEGHCKGDISNGLPPPIKLQWDIPLECQEVIEDSYMVAKVIADDVDFHGCLFDEFGKGLIKKSRTSPDAFIQLALQLAQFRDKGEFCLTYEASMTRMFREGRTETVRSCTSESTAFVRAMEDKSTTSAQRLDLFRKAADKHQNMYRLAMTGSGIDRHLFCLYIMSKYLSIDSPFLKQVLSEPWRLSTSQTPQQQLNMVDIKRFPRYVSAGGGFGPVADDGYGVSYIIIGENLITFHISSKFSSPETDSYRFGQNIRQAMLDIRALFDQKDKKEKEKEM
- the cpt1b gene encoding carnitine O-palmitoyltransferase 1, muscle isoform isoform X2 — encoded protein: MAEAHQAVGFQFTVTPDGIDLHLSREVLKHIYLSGVTSWRKRAIRFKNGILTGVYPASPSSLLIVVIATMSTIYARIDPSLGMIDTIKRTMSVSGYMTVQTQTVFSAILFSTGLWLSLILTLRYTLKALLSYHAWIFESHGKISFCTKLWLSLVKMFSGRRPLLYSFQTSLPRLPVPRVDDTITRYLESVRPLLDDEQYNQMEVVANNFKKDQAPKLQKYLILKSWWATNYVSDWWEEYIYLRGRSPIMVNSNFYAMDLLYVTPTHRQAARAGNVVHAMLQYRRKLERGEHAPLRALGVVPMCSYQMERMFNTTRIPGIETDFVQHLSDRKHLVVYHKGRFFKVWLYYGGRHLWPSELEIQFQRILDDTTEPQPGELKLAALTAGNRVPWARARLKHFSQGVNKASLEAIETSAFFLTLDDEVHGYDPEKLRSLDLYAKSLLHGKCYDRWFDKSFTLIAYKNGKLGVNAEHSWADAPIIGHMWEYVLATDCFHLGYTEEGHCKGDISNGLPPPIKLQWDIPLECQEVIEDSYMVAKVIADDVDFHGCLFDEFGKGLIKKSRTSPDAFIQLALQLAQFRDKGEFCLTYEASMTRMFREGRTETVRSCTSESTAFVRAMEDKSTTSAQRLDLFRKAADKHQNMYRLAMTGSGIDRHLFCLYIMSKYLSIDSPFLKQVLSEPWRLSTSQTPQQQLNMVDIKRFPRYVSAGGGFGPVADDGYGVSYIIIGENLITFHISSKFSSPETDSYRFGQNIRQAMLDIRALFDQKDKKEKEKEM